In Mesorhizobium sp. 113-3-3, a genomic segment contains:
- a CDS encoding DUF2461 domain-containing protein: MTAFKGFGPKAIPFLKALDFHQSREWFLENRDLFEQELRDPLGDLVDTLTQRFAEAGLGLRGDRKKSLFRINRDVRFAKDKRPYNRHVSAILSPDGSKAVQGVFYIHIGLEGCFAGVAWWQPEASLLLAMRRAIETWPDRFRAMVKALQKNGLELSAEDAMKRTPRGFEHVTDKDLVAAIRSRHFAVRHVIDPAGIHGPELVEELVGFTMRAKPLLDWGRAIEGRIAKD, translated from the coding sequence GTGACGGCGTTCAAAGGCTTCGGCCCAAAGGCCATCCCATTCCTGAAGGCGCTGGATTTCCACCAGAGCCGGGAGTGGTTTCTGGAAAACCGCGACCTGTTCGAGCAGGAACTGCGCGATCCCCTGGGCGATCTCGTCGACACGCTGACGCAGCGTTTTGCCGAGGCCGGGCTCGGCTTGCGCGGCGACCGCAAGAAGTCGCTGTTCCGCATCAATCGCGACGTCCGCTTCGCCAAGGACAAACGGCCCTACAACCGGCATGTCTCGGCTATCCTGTCGCCTGACGGCAGCAAGGCCGTGCAGGGCGTGTTCTACATCCATATCGGGCTGGAGGGATGCTTTGCCGGGGTCGCATGGTGGCAGCCGGAAGCCTCGTTGCTGCTGGCGATGCGGCGCGCCATCGAGACGTGGCCCGACAGGTTTCGCGCCATGGTGAAGGCGTTGCAGAAGAACGGCCTCGAGCTCAGCGCCGAAGACGCCATGAAACGCACGCCACGGGGCTTCGAGCACGTCACCGACAAAGATCTTGTCGCTGCGATCCGCAGCCGGCATTTTGCCGTCCGCCACGTGATCGATCCGGCTGGCATCCACGGGCCGGAACTGGTCGAGGAACTCGTCGGCTTCACCATGCGCGCCAAGCCACTGCTCGATTGGGGCAGGGCGATCGAGGGCAGAATCGCGAAGGACTAA
- a CDS encoding AzlC family ABC transporter permease: MATDVISESGGRSDFWQGVRLSMPVVVAAAPFAVLFGALAVENGFSVFEAFLMSALIYGGASQMVGIQLFGQHVAPWLIVLSIFAVNFRHVLYSAGIGRRITHWPVVQQALGYFILTDPQFAVAEARAASGQTVGFAWYLGLGLPVYVFWVIESALGAVFGKLIPDTHALGIDFLLPIYFLGLVMGFRKRPLWLPVVVASACASIIAYKTVGSPWHVSIGAIAGVLLAVILPPHHSGVETRP; the protein is encoded by the coding sequence ATGGCAACGGACGTGATTTCCGAGAGCGGCGGCAGAAGCGACTTCTGGCAAGGCGTGCGGCTCTCCATGCCTGTCGTCGTGGCGGCGGCGCCGTTCGCGGTGCTGTTCGGGGCGCTTGCCGTCGAGAATGGGTTTTCGGTCTTCGAAGCCTTCCTGATGAGCGCGCTGATCTATGGCGGCGCCAGCCAGATGGTCGGCATCCAGCTGTTCGGCCAGCATGTCGCGCCGTGGCTGATCGTGCTGTCGATCTTCGCGGTCAATTTCCGCCATGTGCTCTACTCCGCAGGCATCGGCCGGCGCATCACGCATTGGCCGGTTGTCCAACAGGCGCTAGGCTATTTCATCCTCACCGATCCGCAATTCGCCGTGGCCGAGGCGAGGGCGGCGTCCGGCCAGACGGTCGGCTTTGCCTGGTATCTGGGGCTTGGCCTGCCTGTCTATGTGTTCTGGGTGATCGAAAGCGCGCTGGGTGCGGTGTTCGGCAAGCTCATCCCCGACACGCATGCGCTGGGCATCGATTTCCTGCTGCCGATCTATTTCCTCGGCCTGGTGATGGGCTTCCGCAAGCGGCCGCTGTGGCTGCCGGTGGTGGTCGCCAGTGCCTGCGCCTCGATCATCGCCTACAAGACGGTCGGCTCGCCCTGGCATGTCTCGATCGGCGCCATTGCGGGCGTGCTGCTCGCCGTCATCCTGCCACCGCACCATAGCGGCGTGGAGACAAGGCCATGA
- a CDS encoding AzlD family protein: protein MSTTFWIIIAGAVVTYLTRIGGHLVISRFDNIHPRVEAGLNAVPAAVLTTLVAPELLNAGPAEWAALVVTAAVSLRGGLMSMFLAGAAVLILARQFVG, encoded by the coding sequence ATGAGCACGACTTTCTGGATCATCATCGCCGGCGCGGTGGTCACCTATCTCACGCGCATCGGCGGACATCTGGTCATCTCGCGCTTCGACAATATCCATCCGCGCGTCGAGGCCGGCCTCAACGCCGTGCCGGCGGCGGTGCTGACGACGCTGGTGGCGCCGGAACTGCTGAATGCCGGACCTGCGGAGTGGGCCGCACTGGTCGTCACCGCCGCGGTCTCGCTGCGCGGCGGGCTGATGTCGATGTTTTTGGCCGGCGCGGCGGTGCTGATCCTGGCGCGGCAGTTTGTGGGATGA
- a CDS encoding aminopeptidase P family protein yields the protein MFQTFDSAGDPSVGKPRVALLRQWLAANGLDGFIVPRADEHQGEYVADRSARLKWLTGFSGSAGVAIVLRGRAFIFVDGRYTLQVRSEVDLDIFSVESLVDNPPAVWLKDNIGKGARLGFDPWLHTISEVKALQASADKTGAVLVPLENNPIDIIWKDQPAAPVTPVELHPIGFAGELAKDKLARLATAIGKDGATHAVLTDPSSIAWAFNIRGGDVPHTPLALGFAILAADGSHQLFMDKRKFSRQVAAYLTQLADLHEPGEFEAAIATLAKGGAKIALDPVLAADRLRMLVEDNGGTVVAAPDPARIPRATKNQAEINGSRAAHRRDGAAVAKLLCWLERQKPGSLDEIAVVTRLEESRRQTGEETQMPLRDVSFDTISGAGPNGAIMHYRVSRATSRKLQAGELFLLDSGAQYQDGTTDITRTVPIGQPTEEMRERFTLVLKGMIGISTLRFPAGTRGSEIDAVARMALWKHGCDFAHGTGHGVGSYLAVHEGPQRIARTGTEKLLEGMMLSNEPGYYKEGAYGIRIENLILVTPAEQIDGGDIAMHGFETLTLAPIDIRLVRSDLLTREELHWLDAYHARVLAEIGPMLDGETLAWLEKATAPLPHDAKI from the coding sequence ATGTTCCAGACCTTCGATTCCGCCGGCGACCCCTCGGTCGGCAAGCCGCGCGTGGCGTTGCTGCGCCAGTGGCTGGCAGCGAACGGCCTCGACGGCTTTATCGTTCCGCGCGCGGACGAGCATCAGGGCGAATATGTCGCCGATCGTTCGGCACGGCTGAAATGGCTGACGGGCTTCAGCGGCTCGGCCGGCGTCGCCATCGTGCTGCGCGGCCGCGCCTTCATCTTCGTCGACGGGCGCTATACGCTGCAGGTGCGCAGCGAGGTCGATCTCGACATTTTTTCGGTCGAAAGCCTGGTCGACAACCCGCCCGCCGTCTGGCTCAAGGACAATATCGGCAAGGGCGCGCGGCTGGGCTTCGATCCATGGCTGCACACGATCAGCGAGGTCAAGGCGCTGCAGGCCTCGGCCGACAAGACCGGCGCCGTGCTGGTGCCGCTCGAGAACAACCCGATCGACATCATCTGGAAGGACCAGCCCGCCGCACCTGTGACGCCGGTCGAGCTGCACCCGATCGGCTTTGCCGGAGAGCTCGCCAAGGACAAGCTGGCGCGGCTGGCGACGGCGATTGGCAAGGACGGCGCCACGCATGCGGTGTTGACCGATCCCTCCTCCATCGCCTGGGCCTTCAACATCCGTGGCGGTGACGTGCCACACACGCCGCTGGCCCTTGGCTTCGCCATCCTCGCCGCCGACGGATCGCACCAGCTGTTCATGGACAAGCGCAAATTCTCGCGCCAGGTCGCGGCCTATCTCACCCAGCTCGCCGATTTGCACGAGCCCGGCGAATTCGAAGCGGCGATCGCAACCCTTGCCAAGGGCGGTGCGAAAATCGCGCTGGACCCGGTGCTGGCGGCCGACCGGCTGCGCATGCTGGTCGAGGACAATGGCGGCACGGTGGTTGCGGCGCCAGACCCGGCGCGCATCCCGCGCGCCACCAAGAACCAGGCCGAGATCAACGGCTCGCGCGCCGCGCATCGCCGCGACGGCGCGGCGGTGGCCAAGCTCTTGTGCTGGCTGGAGCGGCAGAAACCCGGCTCGCTCGACGAGATCGCGGTGGTGACCAGACTGGAGGAAAGCCGCCGGCAGACCGGCGAGGAAACGCAGATGCCGCTGCGCGACGTGTCCTTCGACACCATTTCCGGCGCCGGCCCGAACGGCGCCATCATGCACTACCGCGTGTCGCGCGCCACCAGCCGGAAGCTGCAGGCGGGCGAGCTGTTCCTGCTCGATTCCGGCGCGCAGTACCAGGACGGCACCACAGACATCACCCGCACCGTGCCGATCGGCCAGCCGACCGAGGAAATGCGCGAACGCTTCACGCTGGTGCTGAAAGGCATGATCGGCATTTCCACGCTGCGCTTCCCCGCAGGCACGCGCGGCTCCGAGATCGACGCCGTCGCCCGCATGGCGTTGTGGAAGCATGGCTGCGACTTCGCCCACGGCACCGGCCATGGCGTCGGCTCGTACCTGGCCGTGCATGAAGGCCCGCAGCGCATTGCACGCACCGGCACCGAAAAGCTGCTCGAAGGCATGATGCTGTCCAACGAGCCCGGCTATTACAAGGAAGGCGCCTACGGCATCCGCATCGAGAACCTGATCCTGGTGACGCCGGCCGAACAGATCGACGGCGGCGACATTGCCATGCACGGCTTCGAGACGCTGACGCTGGCGCCGATCGACATCAGGCTGGTGCGGTCAGACCTGTTGACGCGCGAGGAGTTGCATTGGCTCGACGCCTACCATGCCCGCGTGCTGGCCGAGATCGGACCGATGCTCGACGGCGAAACGCTGGCCTGGCTGGAAAAGGCGACAGCGCCGCTGCCGCACGACGCGAAGATTTGA
- a CDS encoding autotransporter outer membrane beta-barrel domain-containing protein, translated as MRHSVSTVRAKGDGEVNARLAGSLLSSTSLPALLIAGLIAAAVTPINSGAASAEDFIHNSGDWGIAANWTPETIPNGVDAVANFNHDAPDQGLGYTVFLTGGPYTVGTLNLNATSTSGGYRFSNGVLNFQASGQAAVNVQTNNFIPDLDAGGSFNLISDTVFTVAAGAHFTADGTISGAGLTKSGDGLLTLNGANTYTGGTNLYGGTLSLGNDNALGTGVLSAFSGTVIDIQNGVTISNDLTIDLSQTINVGSGATGTYAGQISDLSDPSAIIKTGAGTLVLTNNNSFGSGARIEEGTIRVTADYALGVGPITFNGGTLQAGANLTLPNVSILFGAAGGTIDTNGFDVSTTASMGDDSTPSGTFTKTGAGTLTVDGFSGNNTYATATNVAQGTLKAGLITNIFSANSAYTIESGATLDLNNFDQAIGSLAGAGAVNAGSGRLTTGGNNRSTVFSGVITGTNGLIKDGTGTFELSGSSPLSGGVEVKAGTLLVSGSLGDAGITVDSGATLGGGGTVGVLDTFGTVAPGKNAIGTLSVDYSVQFRAGSTYAVELNSTGLSDLIHASGAATIDSGAGLTVSNIGLGDLVAGTRYTVLEAASVSGTFTLVGDPQVSAFVRLSTTSDATHAYVDVTQTQTFAAAGVTPNQIATADGLESAGSSALVSAVLALPSDAAAQAAFDQLSGEIHASAKGMLLQDSRLLQDAVTARLRGAFGDSGKTASLPVMAYGEDGIQPMAADTDRFAIWSQGFGSWGGTDSDGNAAAFDRSTGGLLVGADGLAGAWRIGVVGGYSRTSFDADDRNSSGDSDNYHLGLYGGTNWGAIAFRTGAAYTWHRISTSRSVAFQGFADSLSADYDAATAQAFGELAYKTDAGPFAFEPFANLAYVNLHTDGFAERGGAAALTSGSSTSDATFTTLGVRASTDITLGGVAATARGMLGWRHAFGDVTPLSSVAFAGGDSFTIAGAPIARDAMLVEAGFDVQLARNATLGLSYAGQFGADAFDNGFKANLGIKF; from the coding sequence ATGAGACATTCCGTTTCTACAGTGCGTGCCAAAGGCGATGGCGAGGTGAATGCGCGGCTTGCGGGCTCGCTTCTGTCGTCCACGTCGCTTCCGGCTCTGCTGATAGCCGGGCTGATTGCGGCCGCTGTAACGCCGATCAACTCCGGTGCCGCCTCGGCCGAGGATTTCATTCACAACAGCGGCGATTGGGGCATAGCTGCGAACTGGACTCCCGAAACGATTCCCAACGGCGTCGATGCGGTCGCGAACTTCAACCATGATGCGCCGGACCAGGGGCTCGGCTATACCGTTTTCCTGACTGGCGGACCCTATACGGTCGGCACGCTGAACTTGAATGCGACGAGCACCTCCGGCGGTTACCGGTTTTCAAACGGTGTTTTGAATTTCCAGGCCTCTGGGCAGGCCGCGGTCAACGTGCAGACGAACAATTTCATTCCCGACCTGGACGCAGGCGGCAGTTTCAATCTCATCTCCGACACCGTTTTCACGGTTGCCGCCGGGGCTCATTTTACAGCGGATGGAACGATCTCAGGTGCAGGCCTCACCAAAAGCGGTGATGGCTTGCTTACCTTGAATGGCGCAAACACCTATACCGGCGGCACCAATCTCTATGGCGGCACGCTTAGCCTCGGTAACGACAACGCTCTGGGAACCGGCGTGCTTTCCGCCTTCAGCGGAACGGTGATCGATATCCAGAACGGCGTCACGATCAGCAACGACCTGACTATCGATCTCAGCCAGACGATCAACGTCGGATCCGGAGCAACCGGAACCTATGCCGGCCAGATTTCGGACCTCAGCGATCCATCCGCGATCATCAAGACCGGCGCCGGCACGCTCGTGCTCACCAACAACAACAGTTTCGGCTCAGGCGCCCGGATCGAGGAGGGAACGATCCGGGTCACGGCCGACTATGCCTTGGGCGTGGGGCCGATCACGTTCAACGGCGGCACGCTGCAGGCGGGTGCGAACCTCACCCTTCCCAATGTTTCGATCCTGTTCGGCGCCGCTGGCGGCACCATCGACACAAATGGGTTCGACGTCAGCACCACCGCCAGCATGGGAGATGACAGCACGCCGAGCGGAACATTCACCAAGACGGGGGCCGGCACGCTGACGGTGGACGGTTTCTCTGGCAACAACACCTATGCCACGGCCACCAACGTCGCCCAAGGCACACTGAAGGCGGGCCTGATCACCAACATTTTCAGCGCAAACAGCGCCTATACGATCGAAAGCGGTGCAACGCTTGATCTTAACAATTTCGACCAGGCGATCGGTTCGCTGGCCGGCGCGGGAGCGGTTAATGCCGGGTCAGGCAGGTTGACGACCGGAGGCAACAACCGCTCGACGGTGTTTTCGGGCGTCATCACCGGTACCAACGGGCTGATCAAGGACGGCACGGGAACTTTCGAACTGTCGGGTTCGAGCCCGCTGTCGGGCGGGGTCGAGGTGAAGGCCGGCACCTTGCTGGTCTCCGGCTCGCTTGGCGATGCGGGGATTACGGTCGATAGCGGCGCCACGCTCGGCGGCGGCGGCACGGTTGGCGTGCTCGATACTTTCGGCACGGTCGCGCCCGGCAAAAACGCGATCGGCACTTTGAGCGTCGACTACTCCGTCCAATTCCGGGCCGGTTCGACCTATGCGGTGGAACTCAATTCAACTGGCCTTTCCGACCTGATCCACGCGTCCGGCGCGGCGACAATCGACAGTGGCGCCGGCTTGACGGTGAGCAATATCGGGCTGGGTGACCTGGTGGCGGGCACCCGCTACACGGTGCTCGAAGCTGCCAGCGTCAGCGGAACCTTTACCCTGGTCGGAGATCCGCAGGTTTCCGCCTTCGTCAGGCTGAGCACCACGTCCGATGCGACGCATGCCTATGTCGATGTCACCCAGACACAGACCTTCGCCGCGGCCGGTGTGACGCCGAACCAGATCGCCACTGCTGACGGGCTTGAGAGCGCGGGCAGCAGCGCCCTGGTCAGCGCGGTGCTTGCCTTGCCGAGCGACGCGGCGGCTCAGGCAGCTTTCGACCAGCTTTCGGGCGAAATCCATGCCTCGGCCAAGGGCATGCTCCTGCAAGACAGCCGCTTGCTGCAGGATGCGGTGACGGCGCGCTTGCGTGGTGCCTTCGGCGACAGCGGCAAGACCGCCTCGCTGCCGGTCATGGCCTATGGCGAGGACGGCATTCAGCCGATGGCTGCCGACACGGACCGCTTCGCCATCTGGTCGCAGGGTTTTGGTTCCTGGGGCGGCACCGACAGCGACGGCAATGCCGCTGCCTTCGACCGGTCGACGGGCGGCCTGCTGGTCGGCGCCGACGGCCTGGCCGGCGCCTGGCGGATCGGTGTGGTCGGCGGCTACAGCCGCACGAGCTTCGACGCCGACGACAGGAACTCGTCAGGCGACAGCGACAATTATCACCTCGGCCTCTATGGCGGGACCAATTGGGGCGCCATCGCCTTCCGGACCGGCGCCGCCTACACCTGGCACCGGATCTCGACATCGCGCTCCGTCGCTTTCCAGGGTTTTGCCGACAGCCTGTCGGCCGACTACGACGCCGCGACCGCGCAGGCCTTCGGCGAATTGGCCTACAAGACCGATGCCGGGCCGTTCGCCTTCGAGCCCTTCGCCAATCTCGCTTATGTGAACCTGCACACGGACGGCTTCGCGGAACGCGGCGGCGCCGCGGCGCTGACCAGCGGCAGCTCGACATCGGACGCGACCTTCACCACGCTCGGTGTCAGGGCCTCCACCGACATCACCCTTGGCGGCGTGGCGGCGACCGCGCGCGGCATGCTCGGCTGGCGCCATGCCTTCGGTGACGTGACGCCGCTGTCGAGCGTCGCCTTTGCCGGCGGCGACAGCTTCACCATTGCCGGTGCGCCGATCGCCAGGGATGCGATGCTGGTCGAAGCCGGCTTCGACGTGCAGCTGGCGCGCAACGCCACGCTTGGCCTGTCCTATGCCGGACAGTTCGGGGCGGATGCCTTCGACAATGGGTTCAAGGCCAATCTGGGCATCAAGTTCTAG
- a CDS encoding 50S ribosomal protein L11 methyltransferase, translated as MTQTRLHFTTGKIEAERIFAALELAFEDEGLPIAVLEVDEDQDIHEVSLYADGDIDAVEARVKDILAGLALSKPVEREVLPDIDWVARSLEGLKPVRAGRFFVHGAHDRRKRHSGELAIEIEAGLAFGTGHHGTTSGCLEMLEKVVRREHPRNALDLGTGSAVLAIAVAKLAHIPVLATDIDPVAVKVAAANARLNHVKALIETVTAPGFHHPIFGRRAPFDLIVANILARPLMRLAPQMAGHIALGGSIVLSGILERQRDAVISAYVGQNFRHVRTLHREGWVTIHLKH; from the coding sequence ATGACCCAGACGCGGCTCCATTTCACCACCGGCAAGATCGAGGCTGAGCGCATTTTCGCCGCGCTTGAGCTGGCCTTCGAGGATGAAGGCCTGCCGATCGCCGTGCTCGAGGTCGACGAAGACCAGGACATCCACGAGGTCTCGCTCTACGCCGACGGCGACATCGATGCGGTCGAGGCGCGGGTGAAGGACATTCTCGCCGGCCTTGCTCTGTCGAAGCCGGTCGAGCGCGAAGTGCTGCCCGACATCGACTGGGTGGCGCGTTCGCTGGAAGGCCTGAAGCCGGTGCGCGCCGGCCGTTTCTTCGTCCACGGCGCGCATGACCGCAGGAAGCGCCACAGCGGCGAACTCGCCATCGAGATCGAGGCCGGCCTTGCCTTCGGCACCGGCCATCACGGCACCACATCAGGCTGCCTGGAAATGCTGGAGAAAGTGGTGCGGCGCGAGCACCCGCGCAATGCGCTCGACCTTGGCACCGGCAGCGCCGTGCTGGCGATCGCCGTCGCCAAGCTGGCGCATATTCCGGTGCTGGCCACCGACATCGACCCGGTGGCGGTGAAGGTCGCCGCCGCCAATGCGCGGCTCAATCACGTCAAGGCGCTCATCGAAACGGTGACCGCACCGGGCTTTCACCACCCGATCTTCGGCAGACGCGCCCCCTTCGATCTGATCGTCGCCAACATATTGGCGCGGCCGCTGATGCGGCTGGCGCCGCAAATGGCCGGGCACATCGCGCTCGGCGGCTCGATCGTCCTGTCAGGCATCCTCGAGCGCCAGCGCGACGCCGTCATCTCGGCCTATGTCGGCCAGAATTTCCGCCACGTGCGCACCTTGCACCGCGAAGGCTGGGTGACGATCCACCTCAAGCACTGA
- a CDS encoding SCO family protein, whose protein sequence is MMRSILVGILVLMAAGIGWLTFDWYRGHYGGEPLGAPFTLVDQKGAPITEAAFRGQPSVVFFGFTHCPEVCPTTLFELSGWLKTLGDEGKSLHAYFVSVDPERDTPAVMNAYVSNFSDRIIGITGDPDKVHAMAKSFGIYWKKVDTGDGDYTMDHTASVLLLNSRGDFAGTIAYGESASTAVEKLKRLAAKG, encoded by the coding sequence ATGATGCGTTCTATCCTGGTCGGCATTCTCGTCCTGATGGCGGCCGGCATCGGCTGGCTGACCTTCGACTGGTATCGCGGCCATTATGGCGGCGAACCGCTCGGCGCGCCCTTCACCCTGGTCGACCAGAAAGGTGCGCCGATCACCGAAGCCGCCTTCCGGGGGCAGCCCAGCGTCGTCTTCTTCGGCTTCACCCACTGCCCCGAGGTCTGCCCGACGACGCTGTTCGAGCTGTCCGGCTGGCTGAAGACGCTTGGCGACGAGGGCAAGAGCCTGCATGCCTATTTCGTCTCGGTCGACCCGGAGCGTGACACGCCTGCGGTGATGAACGCCTATGTCAGCAATTTCTCCGACCGCATCATCGGTATCACCGGTGACCCGGACAAGGTCCACGCCATGGCCAAGTCGTTCGGCATCTACTGGAAGAAGGTCGACACGGGCGACGGCGACTACACGATGGACCACACCGCCTCGGTGCTGCTGCTCAACTCCAGGGGCGACTTTGCCGGCACGATCGCCTATGGCGAAAGCGCCAGCACCGCCGTGGAAAAGCTGAAGCGTCTTGCAGCGAAGGGCTGA
- a CDS encoding CreA family protein, which yields MLELVGRERIGRKLIGGALAACVALGAGSAVAEEVGKVGVDWVGNDIIVEAIKDPKVDGVTCHVSYFDRSLIDRLHKGNWFEDPSDSSISCRQTGPITIGDIDMSEGGEEVFKQGISLIWKKQVVNRIYDKTNETLIYLSHSRQVQNGSAKMSVTTVPLYGQNVVWSKGKPK from the coding sequence TTGCTCGAACTGGTTGGACGCGAACGGATTGGGCGAAAACTAATCGGCGGCGCCTTGGCCGCGTGCGTCGCGCTTGGCGCCGGCAGCGCCGTCGCCGAGGAGGTCGGCAAGGTCGGCGTCGACTGGGTTGGCAATGACATCATCGTCGAAGCGATCAAGGATCCGAAAGTCGATGGCGTGACCTGCCATGTCTCCTATTTCGACCGGAGCCTCATCGACCGCCTGCACAAGGGCAACTGGTTCGAGGATCCCTCCGATTCGTCGATCTCCTGCCGCCAGACCGGCCCGATCACCATCGGCGACATCGACATGAGCGAAGGCGGCGAGGAGGTGTTCAAGCAAGGCATCAGCCTGATCTGGAAGAAGCAGGTGGTGAACCGCATCTACGACAAGACCAACGAGACGCTGATCTATCTCTCGCATTCGCGTCAGGTGCAGAACGGCTCGGCCAAGATGTCGGTCACCACAGTGCCGCTCTACGGCCAGAACGTGGTGTGGAGCAAGGGCAAGCCGAAATAG
- a CDS encoding transferase hexapeptide repeat family protein: MDRTENLVLKDPEPRIHPTAELKACKLGRYASIGERVVLREVNVGDFSYFERHSEAIYTSIGKFCSIAANSRINALEHPIERLTQHKVSYRPNEYFRWLGVDAAFRERRQAKAVTIGHDVWIGHGAVIMPGITIGNGAVIGANAVVTQDVPSYTILAGVPAKPLRPRFAPDTAARIEALAWWDWPVEKLARAVPDIQSMPIEAFLDRWENDAG; the protein is encoded by the coding sequence ATGGACCGCACCGAAAACCTCGTCCTGAAAGATCCCGAGCCGCGCATCCACCCGACCGCGGAGCTGAAGGCGTGCAAGCTTGGCCGCTACGCTTCGATCGGCGAGCGCGTAGTGCTGCGCGAGGTGAATGTCGGAGATTTCTCCTATTTCGAGCGCCATTCGGAAGCCATCTACACGAGCATCGGCAAATTCTGTTCGATCGCCGCCAACAGCCGCATCAACGCGCTGGAACATCCGATCGAGCGGCTGACCCAGCACAAGGTCAGCTATCGGCCGAATGAATATTTCCGCTGGCTGGGTGTCGATGCCGCTTTCCGCGAGCGGCGGCAGGCGAAGGCCGTGACCATCGGGCATGACGTCTGGATCGGCCACGGCGCGGTGATCATGCCGGGCATCACGATCGGCAATGGCGCGGTCATCGGCGCCAATGCGGTGGTGACGCAGGATGTGCCGTCCTACACGATCCTCGCCGGCGTGCCGGCAAAGCCGCTGCGGCCGCGCTTTGCTCCCGACACAGCGGCGCGGATCGAAGCGCTCGCCTGGTGGGACTGGCCGGTCGAGAAACTCGCCAGGGCGGTTCCCGACATCCAGTCCATGCCGATCGAAGCCTTCCTCGATCGTTGGGAAAACGACGCCGGTTAG
- a CDS encoding low affinity iron permease family protein, whose translation MEKLFTRIANWVAHVTGLPLTFAVCCLIVVVWAVSGPFFGFSDTWQLVINTGTTIITFLMVFLIQNTQNRDGAAIQAKLDELIRVSAGHNHFIGIEHLTESEVEEIRDKCERAARRHDEKIAAMAAKKAVAQKRSPKKHAA comes from the coding sequence ATGGAAAAGCTTTTCACCAGGATCGCCAACTGGGTCGCCCATGTAACCGGCCTGCCTCTGACCTTTGCCGTCTGTTGTCTGATCGTCGTCGTCTGGGCGGTGAGCGGGCCGTTCTTCGGCTTCTCGGACACCTGGCAATTGGTGATCAACACCGGCACGACCATCATCACCTTCCTGATGGTGTTCCTGATCCAGAACACCCAGAACCGCGATGGCGCGGCCATCCAGGCCAAACTCGATGAGCTGATCCGGGTGAGCGCGGGCCATAACCATTTCATCGGCATCGAGCACCTGACGGAATCCGAGGTCGAGGAAATCCGCGACAAGTGCGAGCGGGCGGCGCGGCGGCATGACGAGAAGATCGCCGCCATGGCCGCAAAGAAGGCCGTGGCGCAAAAGCGATCTCCGAAAAAGCACGCGGCTTGA
- a CDS encoding SDR family NAD(P)-dependent oxidoreductase, translating to MITDAEIQTALPALGKGNTAVITGAASGIGLAAARRLALMGMKIVLADIGGARLDDASRAVSAIAGDDAVLAVASDVSKADEVDRLADRAFGAFGEVSLLMNNAGIGDNPGKPWENRDGWKRLLDINFWGVVHGVEAFAPRMLASAKPGLIVNTGSKQGITTPPGNLAYNVSKAGVKTFTEGLAHALRNEPGDRLSAHLLIPGFTYTGLTEGATEKPAGAWTGEQVIDFMLESLVRGDFYILCPDNDVARPLDEKRMAWAIGDIIENRPALSRWHPDHKDAFTAFIKG from the coding sequence ATGATCACCGACGCCGAAATCCAGACCGCCCTGCCCGCGCTTGGCAAAGGCAACACCGCTGTCATCACCGGCGCCGCCAGCGGCATCGGTCTGGCAGCCGCCAGGCGGCTTGCGCTGATGGGCATGAAGATCGTTCTCGCCGACATCGGCGGCGCGCGCCTTGACGATGCCTCCCGCGCCGTCTCGGCCATTGCCGGCGACGATGCCGTACTTGCCGTTGCATCGGACGTTTCGAAGGCCGATGAGGTCGACCGTCTCGCCGACCGGGCCTTCGGCGCCTTCGGCGAGGTCTCGCTGCTGATGAACAATGCCGGCATCGGCGACAATCCGGGAAAACCCTGGGAGAACCGCGATGGCTGGAAACGGCTGCTCGACATCAATTTCTGGGGTGTCGTGCATGGTGTCGAGGCCTTCGCGCCGCGCATGCTGGCATCGGCCAAGCCTGGCCTGATCGTCAACACCGGTTCCAAGCAAGGCATCACCACGCCGCCGGGCAACCTCGCCTACAACGTCTCCAAGGCCGGCGTGAAGACATTCACCGAGGGCCTGGCGCATGCGCTGCGCAACGAACCGGGCGACCGCCTGTCGGCGCATCTGCTCATTCCCGGCTTCACCTATACCGGCCTTACCGAGGGGGCGACGGAAAAGCCGGCCGGCGCCTGGACCGGCGAACAGGTCATTGATTTCATGCTGGAATCCCTGGTCAGGGGCGACTTCTACATCCTGTGCCCGGACAATGACGTGGCGCGGCCGCTGGACGAGAAGCGCATGGCCTGGGCCATCGGCGACATCATTGAAAACCGCCCTGCCTTGTCGCGCTGGCACCCCGACCACAAGGATGCGTTCACAGCCTTCATCAAGGGCTGA